The Sorangiineae bacterium MSr11954 DNA segment CCACCACGGAGTCGGCGTTCTCGGCCAGCGAAAACCTGCTCGCCGCGCAAAAGGCGGCCGCCGGGAACATTCAAGGGATCTTCACGCCCAACGAGTCGAGCACGTTCGGCATGCTGCTGGCGCTGCGCAAGGCGAACCTGGCGGGGAAGATCAAATTCGTGGGCTTCGATGGATCGGACAAGCTCCTCGCCGGTCTCAAAGATGGGCACATCGACGGGCTCCTTCTGCAGAACCCGTTCCGAATGGGGTACCTGTCGATCAAGACCATGGCCAAGCACCTGCGCGGGGAGCCCATCGAAAAGCGGGTGGACACCGGGGCGGCGTTCATCACCAAGGCGAACATGGATTCGCCGGACATGCAGGAGGTCGTTCACCCCGACCTCAAGACGTGGCTGCAAGAGTGACGGGAGTGACGACGCTCGTCGCGCGAGGCCTGCAGAAAACCTTCGGGGCCACGCTGGCATTGCGCGGCGTGGACCTGGAGGTTCGCTCGGGTGAGATTCATGCGCTGATGGGGGAAAACGGGGCCGGCAAGTCGACCTTGATGAGCATCCTGTCGGGCTCCGCCCAAGCCGACGCCGGCTCGATGGCCTTCGATGGCTCGCCCTATCGGCCCAACGGCCCACGCGAGGCGCGCCACGAGGGCGTGCTCTTGGTGCACCAGGAGCTCTCGCTCTGCGGGCATATGACGGTGGGCGAAAATGTGATGCTGGGCATCGAGCCCGCGCGCTTCGGGTTCTTGCGGCGCGAGGAGATGCGGGCAAAGGCGGCAAAGGCCATTCGAGCCGTCACCGGCGCCGAGGGCTCCATTTCGCTCGACGCGCGCGCGGCCGATCTTTCGCCGGCGGATCGGCAGCTGGTGGAGATCGCGCGGGCGCTGGCCGTCCCGCAGTGCCGCGTTCTGTTGCTCGACGAGCCGACCAGCTCCCTGGCGGCGGGCGACGTGGATCGGCTGTTCGTGCTCCTGCGGGAGCTCAAACGGCGTTCGCTGGCCATCGTCTACATTTCGCACTTTCTCGAAGAGATCATGCGCGTGTGCGACGTGTACACGGTGCTGCGCGATGGGCAAGTGGCGGCCAAGGGGGCCATCGCGGAGACGGACGCGAAGAAGCTCGTCTTGGCGATGAGCGGCGGAGATCGCGCCGGGACGGAGGAGGGCGCGGCACAGGCGCCGCAGGTGACGGGCGGCGGCGGCGGCGCGGCTCCGTTTCGCGACGCGGGCGCGGGGACGGTCTCGGGGACGCGGGAGCCGGTGTTGGTGGTGGAGGACGTGACGGGGACGGTCAAGCCTGCGTCGGCCTCGCTCACCGTGCATCGCGGCGAGATCGTGGGCATCGCGGGGCTCTTGGGCGCGGGGCGCACGGAGCTTCTTCGCATGATCTTCGGGCTCGATCCGGTGGTGCGCGGCACGATCAAGGTGGCGGGGTCGGTGGCGATGAGCGGGGCCTCGCCGGCCAAGCGCATCGCGCAGGGGGTCGGATTTTTGAGCGAGGACCGCAAGGGCGAGGGGCTCTTGCTGGGCATGAGCATCGCCGACAACCTCACCATGTCGCGGCTCTCCGGCTTGGGGCCCAAGGGGTTCGTGAGCGAAGGGGCGCAGCACGCGAGCGCGAAGAAGTGGACCGATTTGCTCAAGGTGCGGCATCGCGACGCGGGGCAGCCGGTGCGCGATCTCTCGGGCGGCAACCAGCAGAAGATCGCGCTGGCGCGGCTCCTCCACCAAGGCGCCGATCTCTTCTTGCTCGACGAGCCGACCCGCGGGGTCGACATCAACAGCAAGACGCAAATCGAAGGGCACATCCGGGCCCTGGCCGCTTCGGGGAAGGCGGTCCTCCTCGTATCGAGCCACCTGCCCGATCTGATCGCGGTGTGCGATCGCATCGGCGTGATGTACCGCGGCCGCCTCGGCGAAATCCGGCCCGTCTCCGCGTGGACGGAGCACACGCTTCTCGCCGCAGCCACCGGAGCGAATTAGGAGCAGATGACATCGATGTCCAAGAGCCTTGCACTTCCGAAGCTTCGCGCACCGTGGATTGGACCGCTTTTGGCGGTCGCGCTGCTGTTCGCGCTCTTTGCGATCCTCGCGCACGAGACGTTCGCGAGCACCTCCACCGTGGTCACCATGCTCCGCCAAACGACGGTGGTCGGCATCGCCGCGGTGGGCATGACCATGATCATCGTGCTGGGCGGCATCGATCTGTCGGTGGGCTCGGCGGTGGCGCTGACGACGGTGTCGGTGGCGCTCTGTTTGCGCGCCGGGCAAGGCCCGTGGGTGGCGGCCTTGGTGGGCATCGCCACCGCGGCGGCGTGCGGTGCGATCAACGGTTTGCTGGTCGGCTACCTCAAGTTCGTGCCGTTCATCGCCACCTTGGGGACGATGAGCCTTCTGCGCGGTCTCTGCAAAGGTCTGGCCGACGAGCAAAAGATCGACGCCGAGCCGCACGGCCTCGAGTCGCTCCTCGCGCCGCTGCCCGATGGGCGCGAGTGGATGCTCTTGCCCACCGGCGTCTGGATCACGGTGCTCCTGGCGGTGGTGGTGGCCGTCCTGTTGCGAACGACGCAGGCCGGCCGCTACGTCTTTGCGGTGGGCTCGAGCGAGCCGGCGGCGCGGCTCTGCGGCATCGATGTGGCCAAGGTGAAGTTCGGCGTGTTTGCGCTGGCCGGGGTGCTCGTGGGGTGGGCCGGGGTGCTCGAGTTTTCACGGCTGACGGTGGGCGATCCCACCGACTCCGTGGGGCTGGAGCTCGACGTGATCGCGGCCGTGGTCATCGGCGGGGGCTCGCTCTCGGGCGGCGAGGGCTCGGTCCTCGGATCGGTGCTCGGCGCGCTCTTGATGACGATCATCAAGACGGGCTGTACGCACGTGGGGCTGCCCAACTGGGTGCAGGAGATCCTGACGGGCGTCATCATCGTCGTGGCGGTGGGGCTCGACCGGATCCGGCATCGGAAGGGCGCGTAAGGCGCAGCGCCCGCTCCGTCTACATGCGCCAGAGGGTGCCGAGGGGGAGTGGCATGGCCTCGAACGGCTCGGCGTGTACTTCGTCGTCGCCTTCGTAGGTGTCGACGAAGTACCAGCGCTCGCGCTCGAGGCGGTACACTTCCAAGGTCTGCGCCTCGGGGTTTACGAGCCAGGCGTGGCCGACGCCTTCGCGGCGGTAGATGCGCATCTTCTTTCCGCGATCACGGCGTTCGGTCGAAGGTGAAATGACTTCGCAAAGCCAGTCGGGGCGGACGGTGATGCCAACGGGGGCGTGCTTCGCGAGGGCGGAGCTTGGAAAGCGGTCGCGGTGCCAGCCCGCCAAATCCGGAACCACCTTGTCGGGTTTGGGTCCGAGGTGAAGCTCGGGCTCGATGAGGAAGATCCAACTGTCGGGGCCACGAGGGCCACCAAGGTTGAACTTACTGTTTAGCTCTGTAAGGAGATTGGATGCCGCCAGCGAATGCTTCGGCCGTGGACGCGGCTGCAGGAAGAGCTCGCCGTCCAAAATTTCCGCGACCATCTCCGGCGGCGCGGACTGGAAAGCCGCTTCCACCTCCGAATCGTTCGGTGCGGAAGGATCGTATCCATACACCTTTGCGCGGTTCATCCTCGAAGCTTACCACCGCGGGCCCGAACGCACCCGCCACCCGCGCGCTGCCGCTCGACGCCCCGGCGCCTTAAGCCGGGTGCCCGGACGAGCCTTGCACGGCTTGCGCGCGCTGCGCCGGAGGCAGACGGCGCTCGGTGCCTTCCCACGCCGTTTTCGAAGAGGCGGTGCGCCGATCCACGAAGGCGGTGACGAGGGAGAGCACCAGGGTGCGCGTGGCCGCGAGGGTCGGAATTTCGGGGACCAGGCGGACGACGCGTTCGTGGAGGCGGCGGCCGGGGAGCGGGCGCTCATGAGGGGCGAGGGCGAGCAGCTTGGCGGCAGCGGCGCTGGCATCGTGGACGCGGACGAGCACCTCGGGCGCCAAGTAGGGACCGTCGGGGACGCCGGGCCAGGTGGCGCCGATTTCGATGCCGATGACGCCGGGCATGGAGGCGCGCGGCAGGACGAGCAGACGCAGCTCGTCGTGGTCCTCGCTGCCCACCGGGTGCCTGGCCCACGCGACCACCCGAAGCGCGGAGACGTGCTTCTTCATGGCGTTGAAGAGCGACTTGAGCCACGGCGCGGAGGCTTGCGGCAGCGGCGGTGGAAGCTGGGCGCGCGTGCCCGTGAAGAACAGCGGGATCAGCATCAGCGCGTCGAGCAGCACCAAGTAGCTCGCGGCGCGGCCCACATAGCGCTGCACCAGGACGGCGGCGCCCACGGCCACGGCGAGCACCAGCGCCGCGGCGATCTTTCCGGAGCGGGTCGAGGCATCGAACGCGTCGCCCTCGCGCGGAGGCGACGCAAACGCCTCGCGCTCGCGCACCGTCGACCAGCTCCCCGGGCCGCGCGGGCGCAGGATCACGCGCGGCGCGCGGTAGGCGGCGGCGAACATGGCGCCCGCGAGAAAGACGCCGCTCCATGTGGCGTATCCCGCGAGCTGGAGCGCAATGCTGGTGGCGGCGGCCCCGCCGGATGCCGCGATGCGAAAGGCCGGCGCGAGCGGCATGAGCGGACGCGCCGCGACTTTTTCGCGCGCGTAGAGCGCGGACGCGTGCTTGTTCTTCTTCGCGACGGCCGCCGCGAACAAAACGCCGATCAGGGCGGCGAACGCCGTGCGCAGGCCCTCGTGGAGCTTGCCTTCCGCAGGGGCCGACGCTGCGGCCGGCGGGCGCAGCTCCGGCGCGTGCACGGCGGGAAAGGCCTTGGGATCGACGCGCGCCCCCCAGGTGACGCGCTCGCCGCGGGCCACGTGCGGGCGCACGATTTCGAGCTCGTCGCGATCGGACGAGCGCCGCAAGGTGGAGACGACGCCATCGCCCCCTGCCCCATCGGCGCGCCACGGGCGAGGCTCCGTCGGGGCCGACGGAAGATCGAAGACCATGCGCTCGCCGTCGATGCCCTCCGGAAGCGAAGGCGAGGTCCATGCGATGCGCCAGAGCGCCAGATCCTTGCTGATCGCCTTCTCGGCCACGAGATCCAGCCGGTAGCGCACCTTGACCACGTAGGTGCCGCGGCGAAGGGCCTTTTTATCGAGCATCTCCACGTGCAGCGAGGCATCGCGATCGTCGCCCGCGGGCGGCTGCAACGTCACCTGCCCTGCGAACGAACGCCCATCCTCCGCGGTGACCACCGCCTCGGACTCGACCGCGACATGGGGCTCGATGCCGGCCAAGTCGAAGCTCGTGAGCGTGCCCGATACCACGCGGTACGTGATGGCGTGCTCCATCTGCGCCATGCCCGCGTCATCGATGCGCGCGCGCATGTCGTGCGCCGTGGCGTGTGCCTCGCGGTAAGCCGCCCGCGCGGGCCCCGGCGCCCAAAAAAGGAGCCCCAGCATCGCGACCCCAGCCAAATCTCGACGAAGCACGCCCGACATGTCCTACATGTACGCACACATGCCGGCGAGGGCAAATTACGTGCGTTTCACGATGGTGGCGCCGCCGAAAATCACGTTGTTCGTGATTTCGCGCGCCAGCATATCGTGGGGCACGCCGAGCTCGATGGCGGTGGCCGCCTCGAGCCGCGCGCGCTGCTCGGGGGTAAATGTCACGTCGAGCGCGCCGAGGTTGTCCTCGAGCTGCCGCACGGTGCGGGCGCCCACGATGGGCGATGTCACGGCCGGGTGGAGCAAGGTCCACGCGAGGGCGACTTGGGCGGGCGTCTTATCCATCTCGCGCGCCACGGACTGGACGACCTCGGCGATCTCCAGGTTGCGCGCCGTGAGCACACCGTTGACGGCGGCGACGTTCTTGCGCGTTCCAACGGGGTTCGCCGGGCCGGGGGTGTCCTCCAAGTCGGCCTTGGAGTACTTGCCGGTCAAGACGCCGCTGGCGAGGGCGAAGAAGGGCACCACGCCGAGGCCCAGCTCTTTGGCCATCGGCAAAAGCTCGCGCTCCACCGTGCGCTGCGCGAGGCTGTACTCGATCTGCAGCGCGACGAACGGCGACCAGCCGCGCAGATCGGCCAGGGTCTGCATGCGCGCGATCTGCCACGCGGGCGTGTCGGAGATGCCGGCGTAGAGCACCTTTCCGGCGCGCACCAGATCGTCGAGCGCGCGGAGAATTTCCTCGGGCGGGGTGGTGCCGTCCCACGCGTGGAGGTAGAGGAGATCGATGTAGCTCGTGCCGAGCCGCGAGAGGCTCGCCTCGACGGAGCGCACCATGCTCTTGCGGTGGTTGCCGCCCGAGTTGGGATCGCCGGGCTGCATGGTGAGCGTATACTTGGTGGCGATCACCAGCCCATCGCGCTTGCCCTGAGCAAACTCGCCAATGAGCTTCTCCGATGTGCCGCCCGTGTAGAAGTTCGCCGTGTCGATGAAGTTTCCACCGCGGTCGACGTACGTGTCGAAGATGCGGCGCGTCTCATCGCGGTCCGCGCCCCACCCCCAGTCGGTGCCGAAGGTCATGCCGCCCAGCGCGAGCGGGGAAACGCGGAGCCCCGAGCGGCCGAGCAGGCGGTACGTGTCGAGGGAAACGGCGGAAGAAGCAGATGTGGTCATGGTGCATGTCCTCGCATGCGGCAGGCACCTCGTCCTGCCCGCACCGTGGAAGATGCGACCTTTCCGCTCTTTTCAGAATCGCACACAATCGAATGAGCCTATTAAGCTGAGGGTACATAATGCGCGGAAGCGAATTTGCCGAGCTGAACGCCTTTGCCACCATCGCGGCGCACGGAAGCTTCGCGCGCGCCGCCGCACATTTGCGCGTGTCGCCCTCGGCGCTCAGCCAGACCATCCGCGGGCTGGAGGAGCGGCTGGGGGTGCGCCTCTTGAATCGCACCACGCGCAGCGTCGCCGCCAGCGAGGCGGGGGCCCAGCTGCTCGCGAGGCTTCGGCCGGTGCTCGACGAGCTCGACGCGGCGGTGGCCGATGTCACGGCGTTTCGCGACCGGCCTGCGGGCACCGTGCGCATCAACGCCGCGCGGATGGCGGCCATTCGCTTCCTGGGGCCCTTGCTGGGTCGCTTTTACCGAGCGCACCCGGAGATCGTGCTCGACGTCACGGTGGACGATACGCTCGCGGATATCGTGGAGGGCGGCTTCGACGCGGGCATTCGCCTGGGCGAGCGGCTCGAAAAGGACATGGTCGCCGTGAAATTGAGCGGCGACATGACCAGCCTGGTGGTCGCGACGCCCTCGTATCTGGCCCGGTATGGAACGCCGAAGACGCCTCGCGATCTGCACCAGCACCGCTGCATCAACGCGCGCTTCCCGACGAATCGAACGCTGTACCGTTGGGAGTTCGAGCAAGGAAAGAAGAGCGTCGAGGTCGCGGTCAAAGGGCCGCTCGTCCTCGACGATTGGGATCTCGTGCTCCGTGCCGCGCTGCAAGGCGTGGGCATCGCATATGTCATCGACCCCAGGGCCCAGAGGTGGATCGATCGCGGAAAGCTAACGCGCATCCTGGAAGCGTGGTCGCCCACATTCCCGGGCTTTTACCTGTATTATCCGAGCCGGAGGCAAACGCCACCCGCGCTGCGCGCCTTCCTCGACTTCGTGCGAAGCCACGCGCTCGCGTGAATCGGTGCTTCGTTATTCCTAGGGGCGACCGCCCCCACGATGTCGGCCTCACAATTTTAATAAAAATGAGACTTATAGCAACATAGGCACTGCGCGAACCGATACGTACTTATTGTGCGGTCGTTCGATAGCTATCCTTATCGCTTCTACGTCGCGCTCGACGGAAACGGCGTCAACGGGCTCGAAGGCATGGCGGGGGTGTGCCTCTTCCTGTACGACCCGGCCGATCATGCCTACGCCTACAAAATCCGGTACTACGACGGTATCGCGGCGGGCCACGCGGTGTCGGTCAATCCGGGTGCCACCGTTGGCTTTCTTGGGAACGCGGGCCAACACCTCCTGCTGTACGACGCCCGCACCCTCGAGGAGATTGGCCGGGTGTCGACACTGCGCTACGAGAACCCGGGCTCGTCGCTGCAAGGCTCGACGCACCTGGTTTGGACGTCGGACCGCGAGTTCATCACGGCCATCGGCACCGGCTTCTATCGCTGTTCCGTCGATGCGCTGGAGCAGGGCACGCGCCTGGCGGATCATCGCCTGAAGCTCCCGCATGCCATGAAACGGACCGCCTCGGGGCGCTATGTCGCCGTCGGCTCGATGGATAACCCGGCGGACGGCGCCGCAGGCGAAGCCCGTCATGTGGGCATCCTCGATGTGGAGACGATGCAAATGCGCGTCGTGCCGCTGCCGGCCACGTGCTGGCACGTGGTGGCGCATCCCACGCGCGACGTTTTTTACGCCGTCTCCTTTCGCGTCATGCCGCAGGAGCACGTGGACTGGCACGAGTGGGCCATGGCGTACTTGAAGGAGTACGCCTTCGAGATCGATGCGCCGAGCGCCCGGGTGCTGCGCCACTGGAGCGCCGGGCGTGAAGTGCCGGCTCATATCAACTCCGACATCTGCCTGTCCGATCGCGAGCTGATCTTCTGCAACGGGGGCAGCCAGACCATCATGTGCATCGATCTCGAGAGCTTCGCCAAATACCGCTTCATCGACGAGAAGCCGGATCTGCAAGCCCAGATGGACCGGCCGCGCGAGGTGGCCACCCAGGTGTTCGACGTGCTCGCGCGCGGGAGCATGTTCACCAGCACCCACCGCATGCTCGGTGCGCTGCGGGTTTCGCGCTTCGCGTTGCTCGACTCGGTGTACGCGTGTCAGCTGTCGAAGGATCAGTCGCTGCTCTTCACCGCCAACCGCGGGCTCAATCACATCACGGTCTACGACTACCCGTCCGCCACCGTGCGGTTGCGCGTGCGCATGCCGGAGATCCGTGAATACTTCGCCTGGATGCCGGAGTTGGCCGATCCGCGGCTTGGATTCCACCACGGGTATCTGGTCGGCTAGCGCTTGCGATCCGCGGCGATCAGCTCGCCCGCGGCCACGATGGCGCGGGTGAGGTTTCTCGGGATGAGGGTGCTGACCATCGACTCCACGAAGCTCGCCAGCACCGGTTCGAGCGCGGGCGACAGCACGCCGCCGAAGCCTGGCCGGAGCTCGAAATAACCTTCGAAGCTGACGCGCGTCCCGCGTCCGGCCATGGCGCTCTCGTAGCGCGTACGGCCGCCGCAAGCGACGTGGTCGTGCAGCAACGAGGGCTCGATCGTCCATTCGCAAAGGCGCTGGGCATCGTGCCATCGCGCCCGGTCGAGCCAGCTGATGGTTTCGCTGCCGAGCGCGTCGCGCAGAAGCGCCGGGACCTTCTGGCTCGCGATCCAGCGGTTGAGAAGTCGCGCGCCATCGGGGTCGAGGGTGCGCTCGAGCTCCTCGATGCCGTGGAGATCGTCCATGGTCGCGGCCACCGCGGACAGACGGTCGCGCATCGTGGTCCACACGGTGTCGACGGGCTCGCGGATCATCGTAAAGCTTCGGAACTCCTTCATCGTGCCTCGCTCCGATCCCACGCGCCAAGCGCTCGCCGTGCCGCGTGCACCTCCGCGTGGAGGCGCAAGGTGCTCCGCAACTCCCGCGACACGTGCTCGCTTCCGGCGAGCCATGCGCAGGCCTCCGCGAGCGCGGCACGTGCAGTCCGCGGCGCGTAGCCCATGGCCGCAGCTTTGGCGTGCGAATACCAATAATAACGGCCGACGAGCCGCGCCTGCTGGCGGGTCGTCAGCGCCGCGCGCCGCTCGAACCGAGCGCGGAGCTCTTCAAAACCCGCGGCGGCAAAGGCCAAGGTGTGGTTGATGCGGGTGCGCGGCGGGTCCGCGCCGCACAATCCGGCCACGAGCGCGTGGATTTGCTCCCACTGCAGGTTCTCGCCGCCGAGCAGGTAGTGTTCGCCCGCCGTACCGCGGGTGGCCGCGAGCCAGTGGCCGGCGGCGACGTCACGCACCGAGACGATGTTGCAGCCGCCGGGGTAGGTCATGCGCAGCGGATCGGATAGGTAGGCCACGATCACGCCATTCGAGGGGCCGAGCACGGTGCCGTACGGGCCAACGCACATGGTCGGACAGGTGAACACGATCTCCAAGCCTAGCTCGCGCGCCAGCTCCGCCGCCGCGACATCCTGCTGCACTTTGGACGCTACATAGACCGGCTCCACGAAGCCGTCGGCGGACACGGCACCGCGCGGCGCGGTCTCGTCGAGCCACCGGGGCGTCGGTGACGAGCCGAAGATCACCGACGACGAGGTGACCACGACCCGCCGCACACCGGCCATGGCGGCCGCGCGCAGCACGTTCTGCGTTCCGGTCACGGACGTGCGAACGAGCGCGTCGTCGCTCACACGGTCGTACGTGAAGTGGGCGGCGGCGTGGAAGACGATCTCGCAGCCTCGCATTGGACGAGCCAGTAGGTCGGGGGATTGCAGGACATCACCCAGCACGCGCGGAGCCGCCGTGCCCTGCAAAGCTTCGAGCCGGCTGGTGGCGCGCACCATGGCGTGGACGTCGACATTCCGGTGCAGAAGCTCGCGCACGAGGTTTGCGCCAACCAGCCCGTTTGCGCCCGTGACCAGCACCTTCATGCCCGCTCGCCCCTCGCCCATGGATCGTGCTGCTGCCGCGAGACGGCGAGATCGCGCAGAAGCGCCTCGAGCGCGCCGTCGAACCATCGGCCCCACACCGTGGTCGCGGGGCTCATCGCGTTGACGTGGGGCGGCGCGGCGGGTGGTGCCTGGAAATGGAGGAAGCCGTCCGTGTCCAAGGTTCCTGCAGACGCCGCGGGGTCGCCCGGCGCGAGGCGCGACCGCGACACATCGAACAGGAGCTCCTTGACCAGCGGGACGATTGCTTCGGCCAGCCGCGTGGCGGTGGCGGCGAGCGCCTCGATGGGCCGCGTGGTGGTCGCCAAGGGGAGAGCCGGATCGGGAGGCGCGCGGCCGATGGCGATGTCGCGCCCTTCGAGCAGAGCCTCGAAGGCCGCGAAGGTCCGCGAGAAGAAGGTCCCGTAGGCGTGGTCGATCAGGTGGGACTCGAGATCCGGCCGGAGGCCCGGGCGCAGCGCTTCGAGCATCGGCGGGAGCGGGAAGTGCTGGCAGCCAAAAATGGTCACGCGGGTGATCCCTTCGCCCGCAGCGGCGAACGTTACGATGCCGTCGTCACGGATCGCCGAGCCGTTCTCCGAAAGGATGGTCTTCCAGAACATGCGCTGGTGGTCGGCCGCATGCTCGATGGACTCGATCTTGGCTACGTCGATCGGCTTGCTGCCCCACCACGCCAGATAGTTGGGCTGCGGTAAGTAGAGGTTGCGCTCCGCCTGGCGGATCGGCCGGCCCTGCTCGTCGCGCTGCAGCACGACGATGCTGCCGCCGAGGTAGTCACTCATCGATTGAATCACGCGCGAGATATCGACCTTGGCCCGAAACTCCTCCAGCGGTACGGCGATCTCCCGGGTGCAGCAGAACACCACCGCACCATCGAGCTTCCGCCACCGCAGCGCGGCGTTGTCGTCCGTCGGTGGCAGGCTGGTGTCGAGCCAAGCCTCGAGGGCCTGCATTTCAGAGACCATCGCCTGGTAGTCGGCCTCCGTGCAGGCGAGGGTCTCGGGCGATATGCCGGCGAGCCTTCGCCCGACTTGGTCCTTGTCGTAGTTGATACGCCAGGCATCGAGCGCAAAGTCGATCGCCACGCACACGTGGTTCAGCGCGACGATCGCCGCCCGCATGGTCTCGTCGGTGTCGAGCGCGCCGAGGCGCGGTGCGATCCGAGCTTGCAGCCGCGCGTCGATCGGGTGCTGGAGCGGGAACGATGCCGTGTCGACCCGCTGCAGCCACGGCGACAGCAAGCGGCGGAAGGTCGGCGAGCGGTCGCGTGCGCGCGTCGCGTTCACGAGCAGCGGATCGGGCAGCTCGATACCTGGTAACGGCACGAGGTTGCCCCGGATCGGCCGGGGCACGCCGCCGCCGCGCAGCGCACGCAGCGCGGACCATAGCGGGGAGCAACCCGGATCGGCGCCCATTTTGGAGGCGGCCGCCGCGTCCACCGTCACGAGATCGCGCCCGACCACCACCGCCGCGGACGGGGCGCGCCGCGGGGCGTTCCGGCCGCCCGAACCATGCGCCACGCCGCACAAGTCGACGATGCAAAGGCCAAGCGGTGCGCGGTCGAGCAGGAGCGACAACGCCCGTGCGGCGTCCGCGGCCTGCGGGAACATGCGCTCGGGTTCGGCCGCTGGCCAAGCGCGACGGAGCGTGTGCGCCGCGAGGGTCAAGGTGTCGTGCTGATCGGTGCTCGCCTTGGCGACGACGAGGCGCAGGCCCGCGTCGCGCCAGGCGCGCGAGAGCATGCCGCCCGCAAAGGGCGTGGTGTGGTCGAAGCCTCCATCGACCAGATCCTCCGACAAGTCGAGGATGTCGTAGGGCGTGCCGCGTGCGGTTTCGTAGGTGTAGCCGAACAAGTCGGCCAGCACCGGTACGGCGCGATTCTCGGCCCAGGTGCTGGAGTCATCCGGGGACGATGCGAGCGCGATGTGCTGCCACCCCATGTCACCCAGGCGATCGATCACCTGCTCGACCAGCGCGCGGCTCGGCAGCACCGGCGAATGGCTCTCGAAGGCGCCGAGGTCCACCAGCACCAGCGCGCGCCGGCTCGGATCGCTCGATGCCGATTGTGTTTCGAAGCCCAGCGTCTCGAAGCCCAGTGTCTCGAAGCCCAGCGTCTCGAAGCCGATGGCGTCGAGCGCGCAGCTCAGCAGAGCGGAAGGGTCGGCCGCGGTAGCGTCGGTGGCTTGGGCGATGGCCACCGCAGCGGCATCGATCATGCTTTTGGCTCGTTGCCCTCGCCCCTCTCGCCGGGCGGGCTCACGGTGCGCGTCTCGACCTTCAGATCATTGATCCCCACGAGCGACACTGCCCACTTGGCATAGGCCGACGCGAGGCCGATGCCGAGCTCGATGGCCTGGCGTGACTCGCTTGCGACCAATTTGAGCGTTGTTTCCGCCACCTGCGCCGCGTCGATCTCGCCCTTGCCATACGAGGAGAGGGCGTTGGCGTATTGCATGACGGCGCTGCCGTACTGGCTGGCCGCGCTACGCAACACTTGGCTGACGTTGCGCTCAATCTCGCTTTGCAGATTGCCCATCGAGACCTCCATGAATTTCGAAATGGACAGTGGATGCTTGCACGCACACCTCCAGCGCGCAATGGAGCCACATGCCCGACGTTCCGAACTCATGGTATGCAGAGCGATGGGTAAGCGCATTCGTTCTCGAATCGATGAAAACTCGGTCGAGCCTCGATGCGCGCACGACAACGAGGGGACGATCGTGACGCAAGTGATTTTGGTGATCATCGCGCTTTGCGCGATCGCCGGATGCGCGCCGAAGTCGGGCTCTCGTGTACCGGACGGTGAAAGCCGCACGCCGGAGTCCGGACCGATGTCGTCGCCCGAAGAGTACGGCGATCGGCCGATTTCAGCAGAGGCGGGCGCGGACTATTTTCTTCGCCTGGGCGGCGGCGATCCTTATGCCACGGGCATGGCCTATCCGCTGTTTCTGGCCCTGATGGAGGCTTATCCCGGAGAGCTCGGCCGCGACTGGAATGCGTTTGCGGAGAAGTTCGGGATGATTTCCGATCCCGAAGCAAAGGGCGATCCGCGCGTGCTGCCCATTGGGTTTCACCTCACCGTCGACCCGAAAACGAACGTTCCATGGTTGGTTGCCAATTGCCAATTTTGCCATGCGGAGCGCATCCGCCTTC contains these protein-coding regions:
- a CDS encoding DUF362 domain-containing protein → MIDAAAVAIAQATDATAADPSALLSCALDAIGFETLGFETLGFETLGFETQSASSDPSRRALVLVDLGAFESHSPVLPSRALVEQVIDRLGDMGWQHIALASSPDDSSTWAENRAVPVLADLFGYTYETARGTPYDILDLSEDLVDGGFDHTTPFAGGMLSRAWRDAGLRLVVAKASTDQHDTLTLAAHTLRRAWPAAEPERMFPQAADAARALSLLLDRAPLGLCIVDLCGVAHGSGGRNAPRRAPSAAVVVGRDLVTVDAAAASKMGADPGCSPLWSALRALRGGGVPRPIRGNLVPLPGIELPDPLLVNATRARDRSPTFRRLLSPWLQRVDTASFPLQHPIDARLQARIAPRLGALDTDETMRAAIVALNHVCVAIDFALDAWRINYDKDQVGRRLAGISPETLACTEADYQAMVSEMQALEAWLDTSLPPTDDNAALRWRKLDGAVVFCCTREIAVPLEEFRAKVDISRVIQSMSDYLGGSIVVLQRDEQGRPIRQAERNLYLPQPNYLAWWGSKPIDVAKIESIEHAADHQRMFWKTILSENGSAIRDDGIVTFAAAGEGITRVTIFGCQHFPLPPMLEALRPGLRPDLESHLIDHAYGTFFSRTFAAFEALLEGRDIAIGRAPPDPALPLATTTRPIEALAATATRLAEAIVPLVKELLFDVSRSRLAPGDPAASAGTLDTDGFLHFQAPPAAPPHVNAMSPATTVWGRWFDGALEALLRDLAVSRQQHDPWARGERA